From a single Solenopsis invicta isolate M01_SB chromosome 6, UNIL_Sinv_3.0, whole genome shotgun sequence genomic region:
- the LOC120358048 gene encoding uncharacterized protein LOC120358048 isoform X2, with amino-acid sequence MLSSCSDDSDEECINTKLPTPPIMQAEEYFQEIIRQQTYFKTQLWQIAGDFKVMKDKLLQQFHQRPNEYQREESIFSVFQLPFNTVDDLEQRLEDFLNQAKNFEASKYLELEEKILTNL; translated from the exons ATGTTGTCTTCATGTTCAGATGATTCTGATGAAGAGTGTATTAACACTAAATTACCTACGCCTCCAATTATGCAAG cagAAGAATATTTCCAAGAAATTATTCGTCAGCAGACATATTTCAAGACGCAATTATGGCAAATTGCAGGTGATTTTAAAGTTATGAAGGATAAACTCTTGCAACAATTTCATCAACGACCCAATGAGTATCAAAGAGAGGAatctattttttctgtttttcaacTTCCTTTTAACACTGTTGATGACTTAGAACAGCGACTTGAGGATTTTTTAAACCAAGCGAAAAATTTTGAAGCATCG AAGTATCTCGAATTGGAGGAAAAAATCCTTACGAATTTATAA
- the LOC113004129 gene encoding uncharacterized protein LOC113004129, whose protein sequence is MEQLGQIPTIKQKIATASRAVIVVMHKFIFEEDGDRNNRRRLREFRGFEFSDDSAEFRAKLQYAMRFSIGDLISICNILDIAYNGNAEQLRERIVRALMDIGSLQSTRTRMTRRTLTTRVMEITSRMIPTGSTMKIMTRMLMPTKREEAQSVWNEETIVDLKEIGDKEMRIMTLNNLL, encoded by the coding sequence ATGGAGCAATTAGGGCAAATAcctacaataaaacaaaaaattgctaCAGCATCTCGAGCAGTGATAGTGGTcatgcataaatttattttcgaggAAGACGGAGATAGGAATAACCGGCGGCGGTTACGAGAGTTCCGCGGGTTTGAATTTAGCGACGACTCTGCCGAGTTCAGAGCTAAACTTCAATATGCTATGAGATTTTCAATAGGCGatttaatatcaatttgcaATATTCTTGACATTGCATACAACGGGAATGCTGAGCAATTAAGAGAGCGGATAGTGAGGGCCCTGATGGATATAGGATCTTTGCAATCGACGAGGACGAGGATGACGAGGAGGACGTTGACAACGAGGGTGATGGAAATAACGTCGAGAATGATACCTACGGGATCAACGATGAAGATAATGACGAGGATGCTGATGCCGACGAAGAGGGAGGAGGCACAGTCAGTGTGGAACGAGGAAACAATCGTCGATCTGAAAGAGATAGGAGACAAAGAAATGCGAATAATGACTCTAAACAATTTACTTTGA
- the LOC120358048 gene encoding uncharacterized protein LOC120358048 isoform X1 — protein MLSSCSDDSDEECINTKLPTPPIMQAEEYFQEIIRQQTYFKTQLWQIAGDFKVMKDKLLQQFHQRPNEYQREESIFSVFQLPFNTVDDLEQRLEDFLNQAKNFEASVKEVSRIGGKNPYEFIKRNCTHLLTNELAEKYSWLGARQK, from the exons ATGTTGTCTTCATGTTCAGATGATTCTGATGAAGAGTGTATTAACACTAAATTACCTACGCCTCCAATTATGCAAG cagAAGAATATTTCCAAGAAATTATTCGTCAGCAGACATATTTCAAGACGCAATTATGGCAAATTGCAGGTGATTTTAAAGTTATGAAGGATAAACTCTTGCAACAATTTCATCAACGACCCAATGAGTATCAAAGAGAGGAatctattttttctgtttttcaacTTCCTTTTAACACTGTTGATGACTTAGAACAGCGACTTGAGGATTTTTTAAACCAAGCGAAAAATTTTGAAGCATCG gTTAAAGAAGTATCTCGAATTGGAGGAAAAAATCCTTACGAATTTATAAAGCGCAACTGTACTCATTTATTGACCAACGAATTAGCAGAAAAATATAGCTGGCTAGGGGCAaggcaaaaatga
- the LOC120358048 gene encoding uncharacterized protein LOC120358048 isoform X3, giving the protein MLSSCSDDSDEECINTKLPTPPIMQAEEYFQEIIRQQTYFKTQLWQIAGDFKVMKDKLLQQFHQRPNEYQREESIFSVFQLPFNTVDDLEQRLEDFLNQAKNFEASYLELEEKILTNL; this is encoded by the exons ATGTTGTCTTCATGTTCAGATGATTCTGATGAAGAGTGTATTAACACTAAATTACCTACGCCTCCAATTATGCAAG cagAAGAATATTTCCAAGAAATTATTCGTCAGCAGACATATTTCAAGACGCAATTATGGCAAATTGCAGGTGATTTTAAAGTTATGAAGGATAAACTCTTGCAACAATTTCATCAACGACCCAATGAGTATCAAAGAGAGGAatctattttttctgtttttcaacTTCCTTTTAACACTGTTGATGACTTAGAACAGCGACTTGAGGATTTTTTAAACCAAGCGAAAAATTTTGAAGCATCG TATCTCGAATTGGAGGAAAAAATCCTTACGAATTTATAA